A section of the Agromyces aurantiacus genome encodes:
- a CDS encoding DUF7882 family protein gives MGKLTYDSTLGVDFDDRVLAHLQLVIGAKLRRGESFYFSWRDDPAIGDGRSTIWMHPRVSLVFKYAGGRQPSINRIWVDALMSTANSPGGLVLVPEPERTENDHNREHE, from the coding sequence GTGGGAAAGCTCACCTACGATTCGACGCTCGGCGTCGACTTCGACGATCGCGTGCTGGCCCACCTCCAGCTCGTCATCGGTGCGAAGCTGCGTCGCGGCGAGTCCTTCTACTTCAGCTGGCGCGACGATCCGGCGATCGGCGACGGGCGCAGCACGATCTGGATGCACCCCCGGGTCTCGCTCGTCTTCAAGTACGCGGGCGGGCGCCAGCCGTCGATCAACCGGATCTGGGTGGACGCGCTCATGTCCACCGCGAACTCGCCCGGCGGACTCGTGCTCGTGCCCGAACCCGAGCGCACCGAGAACGACCACAATCGGGAGCACGAGTGA